In Fluviicola taffensis DSM 16823, the following are encoded in one genomic region:
- a CDS encoding outer membrane protein assembly factor BamD, whose protein sequence is MKWTFLILTLLTLISCNSYNRILKSDDYEAKFKEANKLYDEGKYERCVALYEQVYQRSPRTPQGEVSFYRLGKACYNVEDWYLASYYLSAFQAKFPYSPKVEETMFLAALCAVENSPEASLDQHETDVALNELQSFVSRFPNSERLDTCNFVMDKLRLKLEHKDFMNVKLYSKTENYRAAVVSSQQFLDNYPRSLNREDCWAILIRNSYHLAINSIDAKLEERIDQTIERFNIFLVEFPNSNYLREFEGYVEKVKKINIPTN, encoded by the coding sequence ATGAAATGGACTTTCTTAATTCTTACTCTTTTAACGCTAATTAGCTGTAATTCCTATAACCGAATTTTAAAATCGGATGATTACGAAGCAAAATTCAAAGAAGCAAATAAACTTTATGATGAGGGCAAGTACGAGCGCTGTGTAGCTTTGTATGAACAAGTTTATCAGAGAAGTCCGAGAACGCCACAAGGAGAAGTTTCTTTTTATCGTTTAGGAAAAGCATGTTATAATGTAGAGGATTGGTACTTGGCAAGTTATTATTTAAGTGCTTTTCAAGCGAAGTTTCCGTATTCTCCAAAAGTAGAAGAAACGATGTTTTTGGCTGCATTATGTGCAGTTGAGAATAGTCCTGAAGCTTCTTTGGATCAACACGAGACAGATGTAGCGTTGAATGAATTACAAAGTTTTGTTTCGCGTTTTCCAAATTCAGAGCGCTTAGACACATGTAATTTTGTCATGGATAAATTGCGATTAAAATTGGAACATAAAGACTTCATGAATGTCAAACTGTATTCAAAAACGGAAAATTACCGTGCCGCAGTAGTTAGTTCTCAGCAGTTTTTAGATAATTATCCACGATCTTTAAATCGAGAAGATTGCTGGGCTATTTTGATTAGAAATTCCTATCATTTAGCGATTAATAGTATTGATGCGAAATTAGAGGAGAGAATTGACCAAACAATCGAGCGATTTAATATTTTTCTTGTAGAATTCCCAAATTCAAACTATCTTCGCGAATTCGAAGGATATGTTGAGAAAGTAAAAAAGATCAATATTCCAACAAACTAA
- a CDS encoding M23 family metallopeptidase, whose translation MNKFFYFFLFILSFSGYSQTPIDTVNTDKGKMVLYSNRTWKFLLDEEFDGIMNEALFNRIQADTNLNLMQTWDNDLCFTSERNNDLSRMNDTLWLCLVDDLHKDFVAPVPGIVTSHYGYRKGRYHNGTDLNLRTGDTVKAAFSGRVRYAKWNDGGFGNLVIIRHHNGLETFYAHLSKHLVAPDQEVKAGEPIGLGGNTGRSFGAHLHFEVRFYDVPMNPEEVIDFTKKELKDENLLVQKNLFRPGAKPSDEEISGESIAAVQARTEAAGARKYYKIRSGDTLSQIASKSNTTVSRLCKLNGIRPTTLLQVGRQVRVR comes from the coding sequence ATGAATAAGTTTTTTTATTTCTTCCTATTTATTTTATCATTTTCAGGATATTCTCAAACTCCAATTGATACCGTAAACACGGATAAAGGGAAAATGGTACTTTACTCCAATCGAACATGGAAATTTTTACTAGATGAAGAGTTTGATGGGATCATGAATGAGGCATTGTTTAATAGAATCCAAGCTGATACAAATTTAAATTTGATGCAAACGTGGGACAATGATTTGTGCTTTACATCTGAAAGAAACAATGATTTGTCTCGAATGAACGATACGCTGTGGTTGTGTTTGGTAGATGATTTGCATAAAGATTTTGTGGCGCCAGTACCGGGAATAGTGACTTCTCATTACGGATATAGAAAAGGAAGATATCACAACGGTACCGATTTGAATTTACGAACGGGAGACACTGTGAAAGCGGCGTTTTCAGGTCGTGTGAGATATGCAAAATGGAACGATGGTGGTTTTGGTAATTTGGTAATTATTCGTCACCATAACGGATTGGAAACCTTTTACGCTCACCTTTCAAAGCATTTAGTTGCTCCTGATCAGGAGGTGAAAGCGGGTGAACCAATTGGACTTGGAGGAAACACTGGACGTTCTTTTGGTGCGCATTTACACTTTGAAGTTCGTTTTTACGATGTCCCAATGAATCCAGAAGAAGTCATTGATTTTACCAAAAAAGAATTGAAGGATGAAAACTTGCTTGTTCAAAAGAATCTTTTCAGACCAGGTGCGAAACCAAGTGATGAAGAAATTTCTGGTGAATCAATAGCTGCTGTTCAAGCAAGAACAGAAGCAGCAGGCGCTCGAAAATATTATAAAATTAGAAGTGGAGATACACTTTCTCAAATTGCTTCTAAGAGTAACACCACCGTTTCTCGACTGTGTAAATTGAATGGAATACGACCTACGACACTCTTGCAGGTTGGTCGACAAGTACGCGTAAGATGA
- a CDS encoding FKBP-type peptidyl-prolyl cis-trans isomerase encodes MKLINCILIGLVLSACTSGVDTPTNNGTKAPSTTDPGNQMSEAEKLIEPKKTIADKKSFPNGLRIQWFEKGTGEAVKDGSVYEINFKTRLKTGEIIDGNYKLQRDMLPYLVGYGMQTPGFDIAMKELHVGDFVEIFIPGQLARGEKGIPGIVPPNSPNIVFLRIGKEIPPTKVVDGVRVWKLEENPEIKDAGITATSNVAIHYFVGTKSNPRYDNSYQRNTPFAFGMKDASLIPGLRKAMINAKMYDKLYILVPASEAYGSKGYVDLVKPNEDLFYDVIVMDVDGKSVQK; translated from the coding sequence ATGAAATTAATAAACTGCATACTTATTGGATTAGTATTATCTGCATGTACTTCAGGAGTTGATACTCCTACGAATAATGGCACGAAAGCTCCATCAACGACTGATCCCGGAAATCAAATGTCTGAAGCTGAAAAGTTAATCGAACCCAAAAAGACAATCGCTGATAAAAAAAGCTTTCCGAATGGTTTGCGAATTCAATGGTTTGAAAAAGGAACAGGTGAAGCGGTAAAAGATGGTTCAGTCTATGAAATTAACTTCAAGACAAGATTGAAAACGGGTGAAATAATTGATGGGAATTACAAGCTTCAACGAGATATGTTGCCTTATTTGGTGGGATATGGAATGCAAACTCCTGGATTTGATATTGCAATGAAAGAATTGCATGTTGGTGACTTTGTAGAGATCTTCATTCCAGGTCAATTAGCGCGTGGTGAAAAAGGGATTCCAGGTATTGTTCCACCCAATTCTCCTAATATTGTCTTTTTGCGTATTGGAAAAGAAATTCCTCCCACAAAAGTTGTTGATGGAGTTCGTGTATGGAAATTGGAAGAAAATCCTGAAATAAAAGATGCTGGAATTACAGCTACATCAAATGTGGCGATTCATTATTTCGTAGGAACAAAATCGAATCCGAGGTATGATAATTCGTATCAAAGAAATACTCCTTTTGCCTTTGGAATGAAAGATGCATCGTTGATTCCAGGTTTGAGAAAAGCAATGATAAATGCTAAGATGTATGACAAATTATATATTTTGGTTCCTGCTTCTGAGGCTTATGGAAGTAAGGGGTATGTAGATTTGGTAAAACCTAATGAAGATCTTTTTTACGATGTAATTGTAATGGATGTGGATGGGAAATCAGTCCAGAAGTAA
- a CDS encoding FKBP-type peptidyl-prolyl cis-trans isomerase produces the protein MIKREFIFCLLILCSCTEEVKPPKPIDWNMEKSSKMNKELAIEQDLDIDLYFSQHENWDIEVTGTGLRIVILKKTDGEFPKAGMNARTQYRVSLLDGTEVYKTESDEEDVFLIDESDLESGIHEGIKLMRVGEKAKLVFPSYLAHGLVGDMDKIPPLSPLVVDIELIGIE, from the coding sequence ATGATAAAAAGAGAATTTATTTTTTGTTTATTGATTCTATGTTCTTGTACTGAAGAAGTAAAACCTCCAAAACCAATTGATTGGAACATGGAGAAATCTTCCAAAATGAATAAGGAATTAGCGATTGAACAAGATTTGGATATTGATTTGTATTTTTCGCAACATGAAAACTGGGACATTGAGGTAACAGGAACTGGTTTGAGAATCGTTATTTTGAAAAAAACAGATGGCGAATTCCCTAAAGCTGGAATGAATGCTCGAACACAATATAGAGTGAGTTTATTAGACGGTACAGAAGTTTATAAAACAGAATCTGATGAAGAAGATGTTTTCTTGATTGATGAGAGTGATTTAGAATCAGGTATTCATGAAGGTATAAAATTGATGAGAGTAGGTGAGAAGGCAAAATTGGTTTTCCCAAGCTATTTAGCGCATGGCTTGGTCGGAGATATGGATAAAATCCCTCCTCTTTCACCTTTAGTTGTTGATATTGAATTAATTGGAATAGAATGA
- a CDS encoding DHH family phosphoesterase, with translation MHQLSKKILELVDQSQSIVITSHKSPDGDSIGSSLALFHVLKKWGKQVDVVHPDPSPSFLHWVPGQETIIDVETKQELAFQKLQDADLIFCLDYNEPSRVGDSMKNALVESKAKKVMIDHHLHPADFCEIVISETSACSTCELVYKWIKDVNLLDDLDEVSGACLYLGIMTDTGSFRFPSVSAETHEIIGDLIRRGVKHYLIHEAVYDTNTVDRIKLRGFALSEKLVCLNDISVAFASLSESELKKYNYQKGDTEGLVNQILGIQGIKMAVLFVEKDGKVKISFRSKGDYFVNELANTHFEGGGHAYASGGISSESLEKTTEKFVTFVKDFIPKV, from the coding sequence ATGCATCAGTTGTCAAAAAAAATACTTGAGCTTGTGGATCAATCTCAATCAATTGTTATTACTTCTCACAAATCTCCAGATGGCGATTCTATTGGAAGTTCGCTGGCGTTGTTTCATGTATTGAAAAAATGGGGGAAACAGGTAGATGTTGTTCATCCTGATCCATCTCCGAGCTTTTTACATTGGGTTCCAGGTCAAGAAACCATTATTGATGTAGAAACGAAGCAAGAACTAGCATTTCAAAAACTTCAGGATGCAGATCTTATTTTCTGTTTGGATTACAACGAACCATCAAGGGTTGGAGATTCCATGAAAAATGCATTGGTAGAATCGAAAGCGAAAAAAGTGATGATTGATCATCATCTTCATCCAGCCGATTTTTGTGAAATTGTCATTTCAGAAACATCGGCTTGTTCTACGTGCGAATTGGTTTATAAATGGATTAAAGATGTAAATCTATTGGATGATTTAGATGAGGTTTCTGGAGCTTGCTTGTATTTGGGAATCATGACAGATACGGGTTCTTTTAGGTTTCCTTCTGTGAGTGCTGAAACGCATGAGATTATTGGCGATTTAATTCGAAGAGGAGTCAAACATTATTTAATCCACGAAGCTGTTTACGATACCAATACAGTTGATAGAATCAAATTGAGGGGATTCGCTTTGTCGGAAAAATTGGTTTGCTTGAATGATATTTCCGTTGCTTTTGCCTCACTTTCAGAATCTGAGTTGAAAAAATACAACTATCAAAAAGGAGATACAGAAGGATTGGTCAATCAGATTTTAGGAATTCAAGGAATTAAAATGGCTGTTTTATTTGTTGAAAAAGATGGAAAAGTCAAGATTTCATTCCGATCAAAAGGCGATTATTTTGTCAATGAACTTGCTAATACACATTTTGAAGGTGGGGGACATGCATATGCTTCTGGAGGGATTTCTTCCGAATCTTTGGAGAAAACAACTGAAAAATTTGTAACATTTGTAAAAGATTTCATTCCTAAAGTATGA
- the dapA gene encoding 4-hydroxy-tetrahydrodipicolinate synthase has product MNLFKGAGVALVTPFNADMSIDFPALRRLVQEQISGGTNYLVVQGTTGESPTLNSDEKKQVLETVLEENNGKLPIVYGVGGNNTLAVADAFKHIPKGVDGILSVAPYYNKPTQAGYIAHYKELASATDLPIILYNVPGRTGSNVLAETTLELAEIKNIVAMKEASGNMEQIMEIIRCKPEGFLLLSGDDAITLPIIAAGGDGVISVVANSFPAHFSKMVTSALNGDFETARKYHYDLLPITKLLFAEGNPGGVKIALEELGWMKPTMRLPLVQVSTELKAKICSETKKLMK; this is encoded by the coding sequence ATGAATCTATTTAAAGGAGCTGGAGTTGCATTGGTTACTCCTTTCAATGCAGATATGTCAATTGATTTTCCAGCATTGCGTAGATTGGTACAAGAGCAAATTTCTGGTGGTACCAATTACTTAGTTGTTCAAGGAACGACAGGTGAATCTCCAACATTAAATAGTGATGAAAAGAAGCAGGTTCTTGAAACAGTATTGGAAGAAAACAATGGAAAGTTGCCAATCGTTTATGGAGTTGGCGGAAATAATACCTTGGCTGTTGCGGATGCATTTAAGCACATTCCAAAAGGAGTTGATGGAATTCTATCGGTTGCGCCCTATTACAATAAACCAACTCAAGCTGGATATATTGCACATTACAAAGAGTTGGCATCTGCTACAGATTTGCCCATTATTTTGTACAATGTTCCAGGTAGAACAGGTTCAAACGTCTTGGCAGAGACGACTTTAGAATTGGCTGAAATCAAGAATATTGTAGCGATGAAAGAAGCTTCTGGGAACATGGAGCAAATTATGGAAATTATTCGTTGCAAACCAGAAGGATTCTTATTGCTTTCAGGTGATGACGCGATTACGTTACCAATCATTGCCGCTGGTGGAGACGGAGTAATTTCTGTTGTTGCCAATTCTTTCCCAGCTCATTTCAGTAAAATGGTTACAAGTGCCTTAAACGGAGATTTTGAAACAGCAAGAAAATACCATTACGATTTGTTACCGATTACCAAATTGCTTTTTGCAGAAGGAAATCCAGGTGGAGTGAAAATTGCTTTGGAAGAGTTGGGTTGGATGAAACCAACTATGCGACTTCCTTTGGTTCAAGTTTCAACTGAATTGAAAGCAAAAATTTGTTCGGAGACAAAAAAGTTGATGAAATAA
- the ligA gene encoding NAD-dependent DNA ligase LigA, which produces MNLSEAQLKIEQLTKELTLHNHNYYVESNPTISDYEFDVLLKELQDLETQFPELASDLSPTKRVGGDITKKFATVVHKFPMLSLSNSYSEEEIIEWEQRLKKLATGPIEYVCELKYDGVAIGIRYVNGKFARAVTRGDGTKGEDISANVKTIRTIPLTLKGDYPDDFEIRGEIFFPKANFEAMNRQREELGEPVFANPRNSASGTLKSQDSKVVAERGLDCFLYGVYGDDLLMESHLESIQKAQEWGFKTPQEKNKYILNTFSIEGIMEFIHYWDKERYNLPFEIDGIVIKVNNYDQQADLGFTAKSPRWAIAYKFKAERVSTTLKEVTYQVGRTGAITPVANLIPVLLGGTVVKRASLHNADQIEKLDLYLEDSVYVEKGGEIIPKIVGVQTDSRPVNAEKVIFIERCPECNSELQRREGEVQHYCLNDLVCPPQVKGRMEHFISRKAMNIDGLGAETIDLLYKEGLADSIADLYDLTFDQVVNLERMADKSANNLIIGIRNSKEIPFERVLFALGIRFVGETVAKKLAYAFNNIDAISKATYDELIAVDEIGEKIAIAVQKFFQDERAIQIIERLKIAGVQFEVEEVALDSNSLEGKSFVVSGVFSKFSRDEIKDLIEKNGGKNVGSISAKTTYVLAGENMGPAKLEKASSLGIPIISEEDFIQMLSS; this is translated from the coding sequence ATGAATCTGTCTGAAGCACAACTTAAAATAGAACAATTAACGAAAGAGTTAACTCTTCACAATCACAACTATTATGTGGAAAGCAATCCAACGATTTCTGATTATGAATTCGATGTGCTTCTGAAAGAATTGCAGGATTTGGAAACTCAATTTCCAGAATTAGCTTCAGATTTAAGTCCTACAAAACGAGTTGGTGGTGATATCACTAAAAAATTCGCAACGGTGGTTCACAAATTCCCGATGCTTTCTTTATCAAATTCCTATTCGGAGGAGGAAATTATCGAATGGGAACAACGCTTGAAAAAACTAGCAACTGGACCGATTGAATACGTATGCGAATTGAAATACGATGGAGTTGCCATTGGAATTCGCTATGTGAATGGAAAGTTTGCACGGGCAGTAACACGTGGCGATGGAACAAAAGGAGAAGATATTTCGGCAAATGTGAAAACAATCCGAACGATTCCTCTGACGCTGAAAGGCGATTATCCAGATGATTTTGAAATTCGAGGTGAGATCTTTTTCCCAAAAGCAAATTTCGAAGCAATGAACCGACAACGCGAAGAATTAGGAGAACCCGTTTTTGCAAATCCGCGTAATTCTGCTTCTGGAACTTTGAAATCTCAAGATTCTAAAGTCGTTGCAGAAAGAGGTTTAGATTGTTTTTTATACGGAGTTTATGGGGATGATTTGTTGATGGAATCTCATTTGGAAAGCATTCAAAAAGCACAAGAATGGGGATTCAAAACTCCACAGGAGAAGAATAAATACATTTTAAATACTTTTTCCATTGAAGGAATCATGGAGTTCATTCATTACTGGGATAAGGAACGCTATAATTTGCCTTTTGAAATTGATGGAATCGTTATAAAAGTCAATAATTACGATCAACAAGCGGATTTAGGATTCACTGCGAAGTCTCCACGATGGGCAATTGCATACAAATTTAAAGCTGAGCGCGTATCGACAACCTTGAAAGAAGTCACATATCAAGTTGGTAGAACAGGTGCAATTACTCCAGTCGCAAATTTAATTCCAGTTCTTTTGGGAGGAACTGTTGTTAAGCGAGCATCTTTACATAATGCTGATCAAATTGAAAAACTGGATTTGTACTTGGAGGATTCTGTTTATGTCGAAAAGGGAGGTGAAATTATTCCAAAGATAGTTGGTGTCCAAACCGATTCTCGTCCAGTAAATGCAGAGAAGGTAATTTTCATTGAACGTTGTCCAGAATGTAATTCTGAATTGCAACGAAGAGAGGGTGAAGTACAACACTATTGTTTGAATGATTTGGTTTGTCCACCGCAAGTAAAAGGTCGGATGGAGCATTTTATTTCTCGAAAAGCTATGAATATTGATGGTTTGGGAGCGGAAACAATTGATTTGTTATACAAAGAAGGTTTAGCAGATAGTATCGCCGATTTATACGATCTGACCTTTGATCAGGTGGTGAACTTAGAGCGCATGGCTGATAAATCTGCGAATAATTTGATTATTGGAATTCGGAATTCGAAAGAGATTCCGTTCGAGCGGGTATTGTTCGCACTAGGAATTCGCTTTGTGGGTGAAACCGTCGCGAAGAAATTGGCTTATGCATTTAACAATATTGATGCTATTTCAAAAGCAACTTACGATGAGTTAATTGCTGTGGATGAGATTGGAGAGAAAATTGCCATTGCTGTCCAAAAATTCTTTCAAGACGAGCGCGCTATTCAAATTATCGAGCGATTAAAAATTGCTGGAGTTCAATTTGAAGTAGAAGAAGTCGCTCTTGACTCGAATTCATTGGAAGGAAAATCGTTCGTTGTTTCTGGCGTTTTCTCCAAATTCAGCAGAGACGAGATCAAAGACTTGATTGAAAAGAACGGAGGAAAGAATGTGGGATCTATTTCTGCAAAAACGACGTACGTTTTGGCTGGAGAAAATATGGGACCCGCGAAATTGGAAAAAGCGAGTTCTTTGGGAATTCCTATTATTTCAGAGGAAGATTTTATTCAAATGCTCTCAAGCTAG
- a CDS encoding RluA family pseudouridine synthase has product MSPKNPKFISFKSDVSKLSRPEKFTFPFYYEPHELAFHAMDQLQDYLLTQKDWIHNFGLDDQLDGLIIGKMFGVLVVEDKQGDLGFLAAFSGKLAESNDHDYFVPPVFDLLDSQGFFRKEEVVINDMTITISELEENEAYSKAKIELQKTITDYGLELQNYKKQIKESKAERKQIRETSAHLEGAALEELLEDLRKKSIQEQYFLKDFTHSNKQKIAVLEEVVTAFETELNELKEKRKSMSNTLQKEIFDSYYFVNSKKEKRSLQSIFQNTIDHKPPAGAGECAAPKLLQFAFENELKPICLGEFWWGASPKSEIRLHKQVYPACRGKCEPILGHMLGETEMDENPMLLNPAENKDLEIVFEDDYIVIVNKPAEFLSVPGKSISDSVYTRMKEKYPHATGPLIVHRLDMSTSGLLVIAKDKIVHKHLQKQFIKRNVQKRYVALLEGIISERLGTIDLPLRVDLDDRPRQLVCYEHGKRAVTKWEVIEHRNNQTLIYFYPITGRTHQLRVHAAHTLGLNAPILGDDLYGNRATRLHLHAQFLQFTHPITKEAIKIKVDAEFS; this is encoded by the coding sequence ATGTCTCCAAAAAATCCAAAGTTCATTTCCTTCAAGTCTGATGTTTCTAAACTTTCGAGACCAGAGAAATTTACTTTTCCATTTTATTATGAACCACATGAGTTAGCATTTCATGCAATGGATCAATTACAAGATTATTTGCTCACTCAAAAAGATTGGATTCACAATTTCGGATTGGATGACCAGTTGGACGGATTAATCATTGGAAAAATGTTTGGCGTTTTGGTAGTGGAAGATAAACAGGGTGATTTAGGTTTTTTAGCTGCGTTTTCAGGAAAGTTGGCAGAATCGAATGACCATGATTATTTTGTCCCACCTGTATTTGATTTACTCGATTCTCAAGGTTTTTTTCGGAAAGAAGAAGTCGTTATTAATGATATGACGATCACCATTTCGGAATTGGAGGAAAATGAAGCGTATTCAAAAGCTAAAATAGAATTGCAAAAAACGATTACAGACTATGGATTAGAACTTCAGAATTACAAGAAACAGATCAAAGAGTCCAAAGCTGAACGAAAACAGATTCGAGAGACATCAGCTCACTTAGAAGGAGCCGCATTGGAAGAGCTTCTGGAGGATTTGAGAAAGAAATCCATTCAAGAACAATATTTCCTAAAAGACTTTACACATTCAAACAAGCAAAAAATAGCCGTTTTAGAGGAGGTGGTTACTGCTTTTGAAACAGAATTGAACGAGCTGAAGGAAAAGCGCAAGTCAATGTCTAACACGCTTCAGAAAGAGATTTTCGATTCTTATTACTTCGTCAATTCAAAGAAAGAAAAACGAAGCTTACAAAGTATCTTTCAAAACACCATTGATCACAAACCACCAGCTGGAGCCGGAGAATGCGCTGCTCCAAAACTTTTACAGTTTGCTTTTGAAAATGAATTGAAACCAATTTGCTTGGGCGAATTTTGGTGGGGGGCTTCTCCAAAATCGGAGATTCGTTTGCACAAACAAGTTTATCCAGCATGCAGAGGAAAGTGTGAACCAATTTTGGGACACATGCTTGGTGAAACAGAGATGGATGAGAATCCAATGCTTTTAAATCCAGCAGAAAACAAGGACTTGGAAATCGTTTTTGAAGATGATTATATAGTCATTGTAAACAAACCCGCCGAATTTTTATCCGTTCCAGGAAAATCTATTTCAGATTCTGTTTACACACGAATGAAGGAGAAATATCCGCATGCTACAGGTCCGCTGATTGTACATCGTTTGGATATGTCAACTTCAGGACTTTTAGTGATTGCGAAAGATAAAATCGTCCACAAACATTTACAGAAACAGTTTATTAAGCGAAATGTTCAAAAACGCTATGTGGCATTGTTAGAAGGAATAATTTCAGAGCGATTGGGAACGATTGATCTACCTTTGCGAGTTGATTTAGATGATAGACCACGTCAATTGGTTTGCTACGAACATGGAAAACGTGCGGTAACCAAGTGGGAAGTTATTGAGCACAGAAACAATCAAACACTCATTTACTTTTACCCAATTACTGGAAGAACGCATCAATTGCGTGTTCATGCGGCACATACTTTAGGCTTGAACGCTCCAATTTTGGGTGATGATTTGTATGGGAATCGCGCAACACGGCTTCACTTGCATGCACAGTTTTTGCAGTTTACACATCCGATAACTAAAGAAGCAATCAAGATTAAAGTGGATGCGGAGTTTAGTTAA
- a CDS encoding (4Fe-4S)-binding protein, with protein sequence MSDKEVVKEYSNGEVTVVWKPGSCIHSTICWKKATGLPTVFQPSTKPWIKLEGATSQEIRNQVDKCPSGALSYRLNEEKPEVLVSNVVETLPNGPLLVYGNITVKHSGHEESKVSKVTAFCRCGASSNKPYCDGTHVKINFSD encoded by the coding sequence ATGTCAGACAAAGAGGTTGTAAAAGAATATTCAAATGGAGAAGTAACTGTTGTTTGGAAGCCTGGAAGTTGTATACATTCAACGATTTGTTGGAAAAAAGCAACTGGACTTCCAACTGTTTTTCAGCCAAGTACAAAACCTTGGATTAAATTGGAAGGAGCGACTTCTCAAGAAATAAGGAATCAGGTAGATAAATGCCCAAGTGGCGCTTTGAGTTACCGATTAAATGAAGAGAAACCAGAAGTTCTTGTTTCCAATGTGGTTGAAACTTTACCAAATGGACCTTTACTAGTTTATGGCAATATAACGGTGAAACATTCAGGGCATGAAGAATCCAAAGTGAGCAAAGTGACAGCTTTTTGTAGATGTGGAGCCTCTTCGAACAAACCTTATTGCGATGGAACACATGTGAAAATTAATTTTTCTGATTAG